The genome window TGTTTGGCGTAATAACCGCCGTTGCCTGCTTCATCAACGCCTTCCACCCGCAGTTCGCGCCCGGCGTTGCCGCGTCCGTTGTTGATGATGGTGATATTGGAGGTGATCCGGCCCTGTATCGCCGGCTGTTCGCGCCAGTCTTCCGGCGGCAGGATAATGGTTTTCTGGCCCGGCTCGGTGAACGAATAGGCGAGCGCGGGGTCAGCGCCCGTCGTATCGAAATCCGCCAGCCGGGTGAACATCCGGCCCGACTTGCCGATCAGAAATATCGTGGAAGCGCTCACGCTCATCCGTTCCGCGATAAAGCGGCCCCGCATGGGCATGGAAATGCGGTGTTTGAAATCCGCCGGCAGCCATGGATCGGCGTACTTGAGGTGCTGGCCGTCCTTTGTGAGCATGTACAGCGTGGTGACTCCCACCGAAATCGCTTTGAAATTACCTGCTGGATCCTCATACCCGCCCACTTCCGGGCCTTTGTGCGCGATTGCCCATGACCGGCAGTCCGGAATGACAAGCGTGGCGCTGAATGGCTTGCCCCATTTGCGGATCCATTTAAACGACGAAAATTTCATGTAATGAACCGAGCGGTCCGGCCCCAGCGCGATCAGGTTATCTCCGTCGGCCGATATCTCCGTTGCCTTGCCTGGCTGGTTCGGCACCGGAGCCCACCCGTTCTCGCCGAACGCCCTCATATACAGTCTGCCGCTTTTTGAAACCACCTGATATTTTGTGTTGAAAGTGTAATAGGCGCTTTTTATGCCGGTGTTGATCACGGAAAGGTCTATCTGCGTGGTTTCCTGCGGTTGTGCCTGCGTGACGGGTACGGTAACCGCGGGCGTCGCGCTTAACGTTTTCATCGCAGATGTGCCGGAATTGTTCTGTGCGAACGAGACCTGTGCCAGCGCCGCAAGCATCGTTACAGCCACTGCCGTTGCCATTCGTCTGTTTGTCATGATATCTCCGCGGGAATGTATCTATATTATAAGCCATAAACAGCCCGCGCAGCCAGTGCCATTAGGCCTATTTATGCGGAAACGGCAGTGTCTTTTTTCCGAGCGGGTTCCGAAATTCGCGCCGGCACGGCATTGTGTCCGGCAGTCAAGCCGCTGCACTGGCGGTTTCAAGCCATGCGGGTATTGTGCGCGGAGCGTTTTGAAAAGAGGAACGCCGGTCAGGGCTTTGGCGAAGCGTTTTTTCCGGCGGCCAGCTGACCGCAGGCGGCGTTAATGTCCGCGCCCTGTTCCGCGCGTTCGTAAACGCGGATTCCGTTTCCCCTTAATATTTCATGAAACCGTTTTGTGCTTTCAGGGGTTGCCGGGCAGAACTGCCGGCCGGCCGAACTGTTATAGCGGATCAGGTTTACCGTGCAGGGCAGCGTTTTGGCGAGTGCGGCAAGTTCAAGCGCGCAGGCCGGAGTGTCGTTGATGCCGGCAAAAAGGATATATTCCAGAAAAACTTTTTTATTGCGGCGCGCGCAGTAATCTTTTGCCGAGGCGATCACTTCGGAGAGCGGATATTCCGCCTGCATGGGCACGAGTTCGGCGCGCTGCGTTTCGTCGGCGGTGATTACCGAAATCGCCAGATTGATTTTCAGGTCAGATTCTGCCAGCGCCGTTATTCCCGGCACGATCCCGACGGTGGAAACCGATATGCGGCTTTGGGGAAAGTAGCGGCCTGCGCTGTCGGAAAGGTTCAGGATCGCGGTTTTTACGTTCGGCCAGTTTAAAAACGGCTCGCCCATGCCCATGAAAACAATGCTGTCGAGCCGTCCGGGCGCGGCGCTAAGGCACGCTTCGAACTGGGCCAGTATTTCGCGCGGGGCGAGATTCCGTTTCAGCCCCAGCGCACCGGTCGCGCAGAATGAGCAGCCGCAGGCGCAGCCTGACTGGGACGACAGGCACGCCGTCCTCCGCCCTCCGCCATACAGCACCACGCTTTCGGCCGTAGCGCCGTCTTCAAAACGGAACAGCAGTTTTACCGTGCCGTCCAGCCGTGACACAAGGGTGTGCGCGGGCCAAGCGTAAGGCGCGATTGAGTATTCCCGGGCGAGCCTGGCGCGCAGGTTTTGCGGCAGGCCCGTGACCTGCGCCCAGGAAGCGGCGTTATCGCGATAAAGGCAGTTGAACAGGCGTGTCGCGTGCGCGGGTTTTTCGCCGAGCGAAATTATGATATGCCTCAGTTCCGGGCGGGTATGGTCGCGTATGTCTTGCATGGAAGTGCGTAGGCCGGGGCGCGGCCGCCAGCATGGAAATTCTAGCACTTTTGCCGGCCGCGCGTACGGGGCGGGGTGATCTGTTTTGTGCGGATAAAAAAGGCCCCCGTTCACGGGGGCCTTTTTTGTTTCGGAATAACCTATTTCATCATCGGGATCTTTACGCCTTTTTCTTTCGCGGTTCTGGCCGCTTCGGGGTATCCCGCGTCAACATGCCGGATGACGCCCATGCCCGGGTCGTTGGTGAGCACGCGCTCGAGCCGGATATCCATTTCGGGCGTGCCGTCGGCCACGATCACCTGCCCGGCGTGCAGCGAGTAGCCCATCCCCACCCCGCCGCCGTGGTGGAACGACACCCATGTCGCGCCGGAGGCTGTGGCGGTGAGCGCGTTAAGAATCGGCCAGTCGGCGACAGCGTCGGATCCGTCTTTCATCGCTTCGGTTTCGCGGAACGGGCTGGCGACGGAGCCGCAGTCAAGGTGGTCCCGGCCGATAACGACCGGCGCGCTTAGCCGGCCTTCGCGCACGGCTTTGTTCAGCGCGAGTCCGAACCGGGCCCGGTCGCCGTAGCCCAGCCAGCAGATCCGGCACGGCAGGCCCTGAAACGCCACCCGCTCCCCGGCCATTCTGATCCAGCGGGCGAGGTGCGTATCCTGCGGGAAAAGCTCTAGCGCCAGCCGGTCGGTTTCCGCGATGTCTTTCGGGTCGCCGCTTAAAGCCGCCCAGCGGAACGGGCCTTTGCCCTCGCAAAACAGCGGTCGGATATAGGCCGGCACGAAACCGGGAAAATCGTAGGCGTTTTTTACGCCCGTCTTAAACGCCATTGTGCGGATATTGTTGCCGTAATCGAAGGTTACCGCGCCGGCTTTCTGGAGTTCCAGCATGGCGCGCACATGCGCGGCCATTGAATCCAGCGCGCGGCGTTTCACGGTTTCGGGATCGGTTTTGCGCATCTGTTCGGTTTCCTCAAGAGTCATGCCGGCGGGCACATAGCCTTTGAGCGGATCGTGCGCGGAAGTCTGGTCGGTAAGCATGTCTATGTGGATTTTGCGGCGCGCCATTTCCGGCAGTATTTCCGCCGCGTTGCCGAGCAGCGCGATCGAAAGCGGTTTTTTCGCCGCGATGGCTTCTTGCGCCAGCGCGAGCGCTTCGTCGAGCGTGTCAGCTTTCTTGTCAACGTAGCGGGTTTCCAGCCGCCGCTGTATGCGGACCGGATCCACCTCGACCGCAATCATCACGCCGTTGCACATCGTGGCCGCCAGCGGCTGCGCCCCGCCCATGCCGCCCAGGCCCGCGGTGACGACGAGCCTGCCGGTCAGGTCGCCGCCGCAGTGCTTGCGCGCGGCTTCGGCGAACGTTTCGTAGGTGCCCTGCAGGATGCCCTGCGTGCCGATATAGATCCAGCTGCCGGCTGTCATCTGGCCGTACATCATAAGGCCTTTCTTTTCGAGCTCGTCAAAAACTTCCCAGTTCGCCCAGTTGCCGACAAGATTGGAGTTGGCGATCAGCACGCGCGGCGAGTGTTTGTGGGTTTTGAACACGCCCACCGGCTTGCCGGACTGCACGAGCAGGGTCTCGTCGTCTTCCAGCTCGCGCAGCGATTTTACGATCGCGTTAAGGCAGTCCCAGTTGCGGGCGGCTTTGCCGCGCCCGCCGTAGACGATCAGTTCGGACGGGCGTTCCGCCACCTCCGGGTCAAGATTGTTAAGCAGCATTCTGAGCGCCGCTTCCTGCTGCCAGCCCTTGCAGGAAATTGTATTGCCGCGCGGCGCGCGCAGCACGGATTGCGAATTGAATTCCATTGCGGACAACCTCCTTAAAGCGAAAGAAAAGCGCCGTCGAGCACGGCGGCGCGCACTTTTTCTATGGATTCGGAAAGCGACACATCGCTCTTCGTTTCCGCGACCAGCTTCCGCACTTTTTTATGCGCCGCCGCGGTGCCTTTGCCCGGCGCGAGCGGCTTGTGGCAGTCAATGCCCTGCGCGGCCGCCATCAGTTCGATGGCCACTATATAGGCGGTGTTGCCCGCCACGCGGTCGAGTTTCTGCGCCGCCCACATGCCCATGCTTACGAAATCCTCCTTGTTGCCGGAGGTCGGAATGCTGTCGGCGCTGGCGGGGTGCGCGAGCGTTTTGTTCTCCGACGCGATCGCCGCGGCGGTGTACTGCGTGATCATCCAGCCCGATTCGAGACCCGAGTTGCGGGTCAGATAGGGGGGGAGAATCTTCGTCGGGTCGCTGATGAGCTGGAAGGCCCGCCGTTCGCAGATATTGCCGAGCGAAACCATAGCCGAGCACGCGAAATCGAACGCCATGGAAATGGCCTGCCCGTGAAAATTGCCTCCGGAAATGGTCTGGATATTTTTGAACTCGCCGCCGGATTTCTTCCAGATGACGAGCGGGTTGTCCGTCGCGCTGCCCAGTTCCGTCTCCACCGTTTTTATGGAGTTTTCCAATGTGTCGCGCACCGCTCCGTGCACCTGCGCAATGCAGCGCAGGCTGTAGGAGTCCTGAACGCGGGGATCATTGTTTATATGGGACATGCGGATTTCGCTGTCCTGCAGAAAATTTCTTATAAGCGCCGCCGTTTCCACCTGCCCGGCGTGCGGCTTGAGGTCGTGGATCGGCGCGTCAAACGGCGCGGATGACGCTTTCAGCGCTTCCAAAGACATCGCCGCCGCCACCGTAGCCGCGTGCCATACCTTTATCGAGTTCATCAGCGCCAGCCCGCCCAAAGCCTGCATGGCCTGCGTGCCGTTAATCAGCGCGAGGCCTTCCTTTTCGTGCAGCTGAAGCGGCGCGATCCCGGCTTTTTCCAGCGCCATCGCTCCGGGCAGCCAGTCGGTCAGGCCGTCCGGCCCCGCCACGCGGGCTTTGCCTTCTCCGATCAGCACCAAGGCGGCGTGCGCGCTCGGCGCCAGATCGCCCGACGCGCCTACCGAGCCTTTCTGCGGAATATGCGGCACCAGCCCTTTGTTAAGGCACGCCGCCAGCGTTTCCACCACTTCCGGCCTTACGCCCGAATGGCAGCGCGCCAGTTCGTTGGCGCGCAGAAACCACAGCCCGCGGGCCTGCGCGTCGCCGAACGGCTCGCCCACGCCGCAGGCGTGGCTGCGGACCAGATTGAGCTGGAGCTGCCTGCAGTCGTTGCCGGGCACCATTCTGCTGGCCAGTTCGCCGAAACCCGTGTTGATTCCGTAAACCGCGCCGGTTTTTGCGATATGGGCCATCAGCGCGGCCCGGCATTTCGCCAGATCGCCGGCGCAGGCTTTTGACAATGTTACCGGGCGGCCCAATACCGCCACTTCGTACAAATCGTGGATGTCGGCGCTGGCGCCGAGTTCAAAAGGCGTATGTTTCATAGTGTGAGGGCTCCGTTTCATTTTTATTTTTTTACAGTGTGGCAGATTGCGGCTTGAAAATCATTAATTTTAAACAATATTCCGTTATTGCGCGAAATCGCATTTGCAGGACAATTCGAGGCGCTTAAGGTCGTCGAGCGTGCGCGCGCCTTTCTCCCGGAACAGGTTTAAAAAATGCAGAAACACGAATTCCGTCATTTTCACGTCGGCCAGCGCGCGGTGCCAGCCGTCCGGGCAATAGCCCAGCGCAGTGGCTATGTTGCCCAGCCGGTTGCTCTGGAAACCGCCGTGCCGGCGGGCGAATTTAAGCGTGTCAAGCACATGCGCGGCTGGAAACCGCAGCCCGGCCTGCCCGAATTCGAACTCCAGAAAAGGCACGTCGAACGACGCATTGTGGCACACGATCACGCAGCCCGCCACTTCGTTGGCCAGAGCCGGCGCAATGGCTTCAAAACGCGGCTCGCCGGACACCATGTCGTCGGTGATGCGGTGCACCGCGCTCGCCTGCGGAGGGATCGGGCAGCCGGGGTTGACCAGCCGCACGAAGCTGTCGAGCGTTTCGCCGGCACGGTTCTTGAGCACCGCCACCTCGCACACGCGGTCGCCCCTGCGGGGCGACAGGCCCGTGGTTTCTATATCCACAAACGCAAAAGTGATGTCTTCTATCCGGGTTTTATGCATGAGCGTGCGTTTAACCTCCGCAGAGATGGACCGCGTCTTCGTACATCCGGCGGGTGCTGTCGTCAATCAGCACAAAACGCACCAGCGCAAGCCGGCTGTCCTGCCGGAGGAAGGTCACGGTTTCGTCCATCGCAGCGAGCGCGGCGCGTATTTTCGGATAGCGGAATGTGCCGGTGCTGATTGCCGGAAACGCAATGCTGGCGAGTTCCTTTTCGGCCGCCATGATCAGGCTGTTGCGGTGCGCGCGGCGCAGCACTTCCTCTTCGCCCGCTTTGCCGCCCTGCCAGGCCGGGCCGACCGTGTGAATGACGAACCTGGCCTTCAGTTTTCCGCCGCTGGTCAGGGCGCAGCAGCCGGGTTCCAGCCGGCCTATGCTGTCAATTATCGCCTGGCATTCTTCGGCGATTGCCGGCCCGCCGGAATAATGGATGGCGCCGTCAACTCCGCCGCCGCCGGACAGTTCCTCGTTGGCGGCGTTGACTATCGCGTCGGTTGTTTCGCGCACGATATTGCCGGTTACGCATTCCAGCCGGGTTTTGTTGATGATTGTTTCCATTTGATTCAGCCTCCAAGATACAGGTTTCTCGCCATTATGCCTGCGATCAGCGTAACTCCCAGTCCGGAATAAAACCCCGCGCGGCTAAGATCCAGAATCCGCCGTTTCCTCAAATAATATGAATAGCCGGCCCAGGCTGTCGCCCACGGTATCCAGCGCCAGCCGGGGATAAGGAAAAACAGCCACAGCGCCGCGCGCTGAAGCATAAGAAAATATTTCGCGTCAAACCGGGGAAACTCCGCGTTATACAGCGTTTTATCCAGAAAATACGAAAGAATGGTGTTGCCGTAGGTGATTATTGTGAACAGGCAGGCCATGAGCACCCATTTTTCAGGCAGCGCGGAGCCGTCGCCCAGCGCGGGCGCGGCGAGCGCGAACAGAATGCCGATATGCACAATCTGGTCCCACAGAAAATACAGAACGCCGTCGTGGCTGTGAAGTTTTCGGATCGCGTAGACGCGCCACATGTCCTGCAGGTAATGCGTCAGCAGTATTACCGCCACCGCCATCCAGCCGTAAAATCTGAAGCCGGAGATCGTGAACCAGATTTCGTTGATATAAGGCCAGATCAGCACGGCCGACAGGCCCGCATGTGTGAGGCAGTGCAGCAGCATCCATTTGCGCGAGGTGCGCTTGAAATTGGCCACGCGGTCGGTTTGCAGCGGAAAATCCGCCAGAAGATGGGCGAGCAGAAGCCGCCAGAAAATTAACATACGCTATGTCCTTGGTGTCCGCGTATTTCGCGGGACCGTTTAAAACCGTTTCTCTCGGAGCCCGGCGGCCGCGCCGGGCTTATTTGCTGGTCAGGTTAAATACCCCGTCCCAATCCGGCTGCGGCGGCGCGGCCCGGTATTGCGCGCATTGCGCCAGATAGAATTTGCAAACCTTGTCCTGCGGGGCCAGCTCCAGCGCGGAACTGAATTTGTCAGCCGCGCCGGCGAAATCGCGTTTGCCGTACAGCTCGACTCCTGCGGCGTAGGCCGCCAGAAACCGGTTTGTTTCTTCCGGGATGGCTTCGCGCGGGCCGAACAGTTCATACACCTTTATCGGCACGTCCTTGCCGACCACGCGCACCCGGCCCAGTTCCCGCGCCGCCACGCTTTCGGAGGCGCCGCCGTAACATTCCTCGCTCGCCATGATGGAACTGCCGAAGTATTTGTTCGCGCCTTCAAGCCGCGAGGCAAGGTTGACGTTGTCGCCTATTACCGTATAGGAAAACCGCTTGCCCGAACCCATGTTGCCCACTACCATATCGCCGGAGTTGAGCCCGATGCGGACCTGCGGCTTTATCGGCATCGCCGCTATCAGCGGATCCTGATTGAGGGTTCGGATCGCTTCTATGCATTCGCATGCCGCCCGGCAGGCTTTGACGCGGTGCTGCGGATCGTCCAGCGGCGCGTTCCAGAACGCCATGATGCAGTCGCCTATGTATTTATCCACCACGCCGTCGTTTTTCAGGATTATGTCGGTGAGCGCGGTAAGATATTTGTTCAGGAACTCGGTCAGTTCTTCCGGGGTGAGTTTTTCCGAAATGGAGGTGAATTTCGCGATATCCAGAAACAGCACCGACATGTCGCGCTTTTCGCCGCCCAGTTTCAGTTTTTCGGGATTTTTCACCAGCACGTCCACCACCGCCGGCGACAGATACTGCCCGAACGTCTGCTTGATCCAGCGTTTCTCCTGCCCTTCGAACACCACGCGGTAGGCGGTCAGAAAAATGAAACTGCACAGCAGGCCCGCCGGCGGCATGATGAAGCTGAGCATGTAGCCGGACAGGATAAGCGCGCCGTACAGCACCGTCCAGCCGGCGAGCAGAGCCGCCGCGACCCCGCCGGATATGTAAATCGAGCGTTTGAAAAACGCCAGCGGCAGCCAGATGAATGCCAGCATCGTCAGAAACACCGCCCACGGCGTGATCTCTTTCATGTAACTGGAGCGGAGCAGGTTGTCCACGCTGTTGGCGTGGAATTCCACGCCCGGAGTCCGCTCCATGAAAGCTGACGGGTAATGGTCGTAATTGCCTAACGCGGTGGACCCGACCAGCACTATTCCCCCTTTTATCGCCGCTTTCTGCCCGTCCGACAATTCTCCGCTGATAATGTCGGCGAAGGAGATGTGCGGGTACAGCGCGTATACGTTCTCGTCGTTCTCGCGGTTTTTGCGGGCCGGATTTGACGGGAACATCCTCGGCCCCGTCAGCATCAGCCAGCGCACGGGATCGGCGCCCGCCGCTTTAACGGCCTGCGGCAGCGGGATTTTGTTGTAAGCGGCGTAGGCCGCGAGGCTGAGCGAAACGACGTTTTCGCTTTCGCAGTCTTTCATGCAGGAAGAACCCGCTCCGCGCGAATAGAATGCCCGGGTGTCATAAAGTATGACGCGGCGCACCTTGCCGTCCGAATCTATCACGTCGTCCACGTTGGGCGTGGCCACTATGCTTGCCGTTTTCCAGATCTCGCCGGTCGGGTGCTGGAACGAGTAGATGTTGCCGGCTCCGGTTCGTGTCAGCGTTATCAGCCCCGAGTGGACAACGTTGCCAGCCTTGCGCGAGGCTTCCGCTATCGCGCGGTCCGCCTCCGGGCTGCGCACGTCGGGATTGAGAAACATCACATCAAAAACGATGACTTTCGCGCCGAGCGCGTTCAATTTATAAATCAGTTCGGCGTAATATTTGCGCGGGAAGGGCCAGCCGTACTGATTGATGGAATAATCGTCTATGGCGGCGACCGAGATGCGGGGATCGCCGTCAACGCCGCCGATCGCGGAAACGGTCACGTCATAGGCGATATTGTCCAGCCACTGGACCGGCGCGGGCATGAACCGTGTTTTGAACGCGAAAATGTTAAGCCAGAACAGTACGGCCATAAATACGCTGAAAGCGCCCAGCGCCGCAGGTATTTTCAAAGGCAGTTTTTTTATTTTTGAAGCCATCAGATCCTCTGTCCGGCCGTATATGCGAATATTCTATAAATATATAGCCGGAATTAATACCCCGCGGACGTGATTTATGTCACCGCGGCGCGGCAAAATAGCCGGTATGCCGGCTATTTCCCGCCGGTTTGCGCCGCCAATGCGGGGTTGTAAGCCGGGTTGAACAGGCTGTATTGCGGCCTGAACGCGTCGAATTTTATGTTAAGCAGGTCGAACAGCGAGTAAATAAGGCTGTCGGTCCGGTAGGGTTTATGGAGCTGCCCGGGAAGCAGCTTGACCAGTTTGGGATTTTTCACCCGGTACTGGTCGGACAGCCACAGGATGAACGGCACGTCATGCATATACCTGGTGTTGAGCGCTTCGGCGTGCCCGAAAAAATTGCCGGTGTCATAAACGTCTTCGCCGTGGTCCGACAGATACAG of Elusimicrobiaceae bacterium contains these proteins:
- a CDS encoding DUF3307 domain-containing protein; translated protein: MLIFWRLLLAHLLADFPLQTDRVANFKRTSRKWMLLHCLTHAGLSAVLIWPYINEIWFTISGFRFYGWMAVAVILLTHYLQDMWRVYAIRKLHSHDGVLYFLWDQIVHIGILFALAAPALGDGSALPEKWVLMACLFTIITYGNTILSYFLDKTLYNAEFPRFDAKYFLMLQRAALWLFFLIPGWRWIPWATAWAGYSYYLRKRRILDLSRAGFYSGLGVTLIAGIMARNLYLGG
- a CDS encoding macro domain-containing protein — encoded protein: METIINKTRLECVTGNIVRETTDAIVNAANEELSGGGGVDGAIHYSGGPAIAEECQAIIDSIGRLEPGCCALTSGGKLKARFVIHTVGPAWQGGKAGEEEVLRRAHRNSLIMAAEKELASIAFPAISTGTFRYPKIRAALAAMDETVTFLRQDSRLALVRFVLIDDSTRRMYEDAVHLCGG
- a CDS encoding 23S rRNA (adenine(2503)-C(2))-methyltransferase RlmN; the encoded protein is MQDIRDHTRPELRHIIISLGEKPAHATRLFNCLYRDNAASWAQVTGLPQNLRARLAREYSIAPYAWPAHTLVSRLDGTVKLLFRFEDGATAESVVLYGGGRRTACLSSQSGCACGCSFCATGALGLKRNLAPREILAQFEACLSAAPGRLDSIVFMGMGEPFLNWPNVKTAILNLSDSAGRYFPQSRISVSTVGIVPGITALAESDLKINLAISVITADETQRAELVPMQAEYPLSEVIASAKDYCARRNKKVFLEYILFAGINDTPACALELAALAKTLPCTVNLIRYNSSAGRQFCPATPESTKRFHEILRGNGIRVYERAEQGADINAACGQLAAGKNASPKP
- a CDS encoding 3'-5' exonuclease, with amino-acid sequence MHKTRIEDITFAFVDIETTGLSPRRGDRVCEVAVLKNRAGETLDSFVRLVNPGCPIPPQASAVHRITDDMVSGEPRFEAIAPALANEVAGCVIVCHNASFDVPFLEFEFGQAGLRFPAAHVLDTLKFARRHGGFQSNRLGNIATALGYCPDGWHRALADVKMTEFVFLHFLNLFREKGARTLDDLKRLELSCKCDFAQ
- the hutH gene encoding histidine ammonia-lyase, translating into MKHTPFELGASADIHDLYEVAVLGRPVTLSKACAGDLAKCRAALMAHIAKTGAVYGINTGFGELASRMVPGNDCRQLQLNLVRSHACGVGEPFGDAQARGLWFLRANELARCHSGVRPEVVETLAACLNKGLVPHIPQKGSVGASGDLAPSAHAALVLIGEGKARVAGPDGLTDWLPGAMALEKAGIAPLQLHEKEGLALINGTQAMQALGGLALMNSIKVWHAATVAAAMSLEALKASSAPFDAPIHDLKPHAGQVETAALIRNFLQDSEIRMSHINNDPRVQDSYSLRCIAQVHGAVRDTLENSIKTVETELGSATDNPLVIWKKSGGEFKNIQTISGGNFHGQAISMAFDFACSAMVSLGNICERRAFQLISDPTKILPPYLTRNSGLESGWMITQYTAAAIASENKTLAHPASADSIPTSGNKEDFVSMGMWAAQKLDRVAGNTAYIVAIELMAAAQGIDCHKPLAPGKGTAAAHKKVRKLVAETKSDVSLSESIEKVRAAVLDGAFLSL
- a CDS encoding adenylate/guanylate cyclase domain-containing protein, producing the protein MASKIKKLPLKIPAALGAFSVFMAVLFWLNIFAFKTRFMPAPVQWLDNIAYDVTVSAIGGVDGDPRISVAAIDDYSINQYGWPFPRKYYAELIYKLNALGAKVIVFDVMFLNPDVRSPEADRAIAEASRKAGNVVHSGLITLTRTGAGNIYSFQHPTGEIWKTASIVATPNVDDVIDSDGKVRRVILYDTRAFYSRGAGSSCMKDCESENVVSLSLAAYAAYNKIPLPQAVKAAGADPVRWLMLTGPRMFPSNPARKNRENDENVYALYPHISFADIISGELSDGQKAAIKGGIVLVGSTALGNYDHYPSAFMERTPGVEFHANSVDNLLRSSYMKEITPWAVFLTMLAFIWLPLAFFKRSIYISGGVAAALLAGWTVLYGALILSGYMLSFIMPPAGLLCSFIFLTAYRVVFEGQEKRWIKQTFGQYLSPAVVDVLVKNPEKLKLGGEKRDMSVLFLDIAKFTSISEKLTPEELTEFLNKYLTALTDIILKNDGVVDKYIGDCIMAFWNAPLDDPQHRVKACRAACECIEAIRTLNQDPLIAAMPIKPQVRIGLNSGDMVVGNMGSGKRFSYTVIGDNVNLASRLEGANKYFGSSIMASEECYGGASESVAARELGRVRVVGKDVPIKVYELFGPREAIPEETNRFLAAYAAGVELYGKRDFAGAADKFSSALELAPQDKVCKFYLAQCAQYRAAPPQPDWDGVFNLTSK
- the hutU gene encoding urocanate hydratase, whose product is MEFNSQSVLRAPRGNTISCKGWQQEAALRMLLNNLDPEVAERPSELIVYGGRGKAARNWDCLNAIVKSLRELEDDETLLVQSGKPVGVFKTHKHSPRVLIANSNLVGNWANWEVFDELEKKGLMMYGQMTAGSWIYIGTQGILQGTYETFAEAARKHCGGDLTGRLVVTAGLGGMGGAQPLAATMCNGVMIAVEVDPVRIQRRLETRYVDKKADTLDEALALAQEAIAAKKPLSIALLGNAAEILPEMARRKIHIDMLTDQTSAHDPLKGYVPAGMTLEETEQMRKTDPETVKRRALDSMAAHVRAMLELQKAGAVTFDYGNNIRTMAFKTGVKNAYDFPGFVPAYIRPLFCEGKGPFRWAALSGDPKDIAETDRLALELFPQDTHLARWIRMAGERVAFQGLPCRICWLGYGDRARFGLALNKAVREGRLSAPVVIGRDHLDCGSVASPFRETEAMKDGSDAVADWPILNALTATASGATWVSFHHGGGVGMGYSLHAGQVIVADGTPEMDIRLERVLTNDPGMGVIRHVDAGYPEAARTAKEKGVKIPMMK